Proteins encoded within one genomic window of Pseudalkalibacillus sp. SCS-8:
- a CDS encoding murein hydrolase activator EnvC family protein, which yields MKRKLIVAVASLSLLLGGVPGMTGGNDVQANSLKDKINEVKEKRAENKSARKETEAEIASIQKHQEEVNAEIKKLNEEVAATKSKIQKKEEEIKETKEEIAKLKEEIAALVKRIAERDKMLKDRVTAMYENGGSVQYIEVLLGSSSFGDFIDRVLALNEIAAQDKDILEAHKADKKAVEEAKAQVEKELATLNEKKKELESLRASLNAKVERKNELLHELEEEEEHMHGELMKLEDEGDLLAKQQAAFEAEKRRQEAEARRKAAEERERARKKNSSASPAPAPAPSVSGGMFSRPSAGRITSTFGPRWGSMHAGIDIARAGTVPIVASADGTVIKSYRSSSYGNVVFIAHYINGQTYTTVYAHLRTRYVQNGATVSKGQQIGLMGNTGQSTGQHLHFEIHKGQWNSSKSNAIDPLQFFN from the coding sequence TTGAAAAGGAAACTTATCGTGGCTGTGGCATCATTGAGCTTGTTGTTGGGTGGAGTACCAGGTATGACTGGTGGAAATGATGTACAGGCCAATTCACTCAAGGACAAGATTAATGAAGTAAAAGAGAAGAGAGCGGAAAATAAATCTGCTCGTAAAGAAACTGAAGCAGAAATCGCTTCAATCCAAAAACACCAGGAAGAAGTAAATGCCGAAATCAAAAAACTTAATGAGGAAGTAGCTGCAACAAAGAGTAAGATCCAAAAGAAAGAAGAAGAAATCAAAGAGACGAAGGAAGAAATCGCAAAGCTGAAAGAAGAAATTGCAGCTCTTGTAAAACGTATTGCTGAGCGTGACAAGATGTTGAAGGATCGAGTCACAGCGATGTATGAAAATGGTGGATCCGTCCAATACATAGAAGTATTACTTGGATCTAGCAGTTTCGGAGATTTCATCGACCGTGTCCTTGCATTGAATGAAATTGCAGCTCAGGACAAAGATATTCTTGAAGCGCATAAAGCCGATAAAAAAGCGGTAGAAGAAGCGAAAGCACAAGTTGAGAAAGAACTCGCTACTCTGAATGAGAAAAAGAAAGAGCTTGAAAGCTTGCGAGCAAGCTTGAACGCAAAAGTTGAACGTAAGAATGAGTTATTGCATGAATTGGAAGAAGAAGAAGAGCACATGCATGGCGAATTGATGAAGCTTGAAGATGAAGGCGACCTGTTGGCGAAGCAGCAGGCTGCATTTGAAGCTGAAAAACGTCGTCAAGAGGCAGAGGCTCGTAGAAAAGCGGCTGAAGAAAGGGAGAGAGCTAGGAAGAAAAACAGCTCAGCAAGCCCGGCACCAGCACCAGCACCTTCTGTATCCGGTGGCATGTTCTCACGTCCATCAGCTGGTAGAATCACTTCTACATTCGGTCCTCGTTGGGGCAGCATGCATGCTGGTATCGACATTGCACGGGCTGGCACAGTACCGATTGTGGCTTCTGCAGATGGTACGGTTATTAAGTCTTACCGTTCATCAAGTTACGGTAATGTCGTCTTTATCGCCCATTATATTAATGGACAAACCTATACAACGGTTTACGCGCATTTGAGAACGCGTTATGTTCAAAACGGTGCGACAGTAAGTAAAGGACAACAAATCGGTCTGATGGGGAATACTGGTCAATCGACTGGACAGCACTTGCACTTTGAAATCCACAAAGGACAATGGAATTCTAGCAAGTCGAACGCCATCGATCCACTACAATTCTTTAACTAA
- a CDS encoding DUF4083 family protein produces the protein MDIGDIIYQLFLFMVLIGLVSGIIFIFKYLQQKLNLMKEINSKLDRLIEEKQKD, from the coding sequence ATGGATATCGGGGATATCATTTACCAATTATTCTTGTTTATGGTCTTGATCGGACTGGTTTCCGGGATCATTTTCATTTTCAAATATCTGCAGCAGAAGCTGAATCTTATGAAAGAGATCAACAGCAAGCTGGATCGGCTTATTGAAGAAAAACAGAAAGATTAG
- a CDS encoding ABC transporter substrate-binding protein, translating to MRGKKTFSFMMVMMLVASMILSACSDQEASNDADGKVEGEITVWTMPFVGEDLKDKQTKMWDDIKSTFEEKYPDATVKFEEIPWANREQKILTALAANSGPDVFYIIPDQMTQFADKGVLEPLSKYLEDEDTEDFTESSLEAATYGGKLYALPILREVQTYYYNTTILEELGLDPNSLPTTWAEYEDWAKKAVDAGYYARNFEGSNTLNATLYPLIWQAGGEILTPEGEVKVNDAAAVKAFKKVNEWYQKEYIPKDSINALNQFNLFMENKMMSGWYAQSAITAMKSEGFEDYVIGPPLKEEETAGFGVTGMFTMPSNSKNKPTAAAFIKHITNKDNTIQFNELTGYLPPRESAASMFDDNPKMKQLSEYVQYAKPGVMHPASRSVIPKVQAEVQAMLEGTKSPEEAAKAAAEAIQSEVDKLD from the coding sequence ATGAGAGGAAAGAAAACATTTTCATTCATGATGGTTATGATGTTGGTTGCGTCGATGATCTTGAGTGCTTGTAGTGACCAGGAAGCTTCCAATGACGCAGATGGAAAAGTAGAAGGTGAGATTACAGTTTGGACAATGCCGTTTGTTGGTGAGGATTTGAAGGATAAACAGACGAAGATGTGGGATGACATCAAATCGACCTTTGAAGAGAAGTACCCGGATGCAACGGTCAAGTTCGAAGAAATACCTTGGGCGAATCGTGAACAGAAGATTTTGACAGCCCTTGCAGCCAACTCTGGACCAGATGTCTTTTATATCATTCCGGATCAGATGACCCAATTTGCAGACAAAGGCGTCCTCGAACCACTATCCAAGTATTTAGAGGATGAAGATACAGAAGATTTTACGGAATCATCCTTAGAAGCAGCTACATATGGGGGTAAATTGTATGCGCTTCCAATCTTAAGAGAGGTGCAGACGTATTACTACAATACAACGATTTTAGAAGAACTCGGTCTCGATCCGAACAGTCTCCCAACGACATGGGCGGAATATGAGGACTGGGCAAAGAAAGCAGTTGACGCTGGGTATTATGCACGGAACTTTGAAGGATCGAACACCCTGAATGCCACGCTTTATCCATTGATCTGGCAAGCAGGTGGAGAAATCCTTACGCCAGAAGGTGAAGTGAAGGTCAACGATGCTGCGGCAGTCAAAGCGTTCAAAAAGGTGAATGAATGGTATCAAAAAGAATATATCCCTAAGGATTCAATCAACGCTTTGAATCAATTCAACTTATTCATGGAAAACAAGATGATGTCAGGATGGTATGCGCAATCAGCCATAACAGCGATGAAATCAGAAGGATTTGAAGATTACGTCATCGGACCACCGTTGAAGGAAGAGGAAACAGCAGGATTCGGTGTAACAGGAATGTTCACGATGCCTTCAAACAGCAAGAACAAACCGACGGCTGCTGCCTTCATTAAACATATCACGAATAAAGACAATACGATCCAATTCAACGAGTTGACGGGTTATTTACCACCAAGGGAATCAGCGGCAAGCATGTTTGATGACAACCCGAAAATGAAGCAGCTTTCAGAGTACGTCCAATATGCAAAACCTGGCGTCATGCACCCGGCTTCTCGTAGTGTCATTCCGAAAGTCCAAGCAGAAGTACAGGCGATGCTTGAAGGTACGAAATCACCGGAGGAAGCTGCAAAAGCTGCAGCAGAAGCGATACAATCTGAAGTCGACAAATTGGATTGA
- the ftsE gene encoding cell division ATP-binding protein FtsE encodes MIEMIDVWKTYPNGVMALNGIDVHIDKGDFVYVVGPSGAGKSTFIKCMYRQEKPTKGNIIINGKSLTKVKERNIPYLRRQIGVVFQDFKLLPKLSVYENVAFALEVIEESPKVIRRQVMETLELVGLKNKARFLPDELSGGEQQRVSIARSIVNKPPVLIADEPTGNLDPETAWGIMEVFDEISNRGTTVVMATHNKEIVNTIKKRVIAIEGGRIVRDEKRGVYGYDEATNPVPSY; translated from the coding sequence TTGATCGAAATGATCGATGTGTGGAAAACCTATCCGAACGGTGTAATGGCACTGAACGGAATAGATGTCCATATTGACAAAGGGGATTTTGTCTACGTCGTTGGTCCTAGTGGTGCGGGAAAGTCTACATTCATCAAATGTATGTACCGCCAGGAGAAACCGACTAAAGGCAATATCATTATAAATGGAAAAAGTCTAACAAAGGTGAAGGAGCGTAACATTCCTTACCTGCGCCGTCAGATCGGTGTCGTTTTCCAGGACTTTAAGCTTTTACCGAAGTTATCAGTCTATGAAAATGTCGCGTTTGCTCTCGAGGTCATCGAGGAGTCACCTAAAGTAATCCGAAGACAAGTGATGGAAACATTAGAACTCGTAGGTCTCAAGAACAAAGCGCGATTCCTCCCGGATGAACTTTCCGGAGGAGAGCAACAGCGTGTTTCCATTGCACGTTCGATCGTAAACAAGCCACCGGTCTTGATTGCGGACGAGCCTACAGGAAACCTTGACCCCGAAACAGCATGGGGCATCATGGAAGTGTTCGACGAAATTTCGAACCGTGGGACTACTGTAGTTATGGCTACCCACAACAAAGAAATTGTAAACACAATCAAGAAGCGGGTCATTGCCATTGAAGGTGGAAGAATTGTCCGTGATGAGAAGAGGGGTGTCTACGGTTATGACGAAGCTACGAACCCTGTTCCGTCATATTAA
- a CDS encoding DUF4166 domain-containing protein: MHSFYEDVLGPTFQQLHPKIQQKFSLSSADNQSIHCKGVMDEMSGATWFMPAVKKFGLERNLIFPERGENVPFDLEIYAFKDPKRRETLSWIRIFHFKQTKRRFDSTMVYSDKYGEIMDYLGNVQATPVGIDLKVTETGGLILSTDKQYVYVGGKRLSIPSKAVVKGIVHEEYDDTEDHYKVDITVQNAVFGTVFRYKGTFHMEVRHTTKEQIPDYAYPFKYDEKG; this comes from the coding sequence ATGCATTCGTTTTATGAGGATGTTCTTGGTCCGACGTTTCAGCAGCTTCACCCTAAAATCCAACAGAAATTCAGTCTGTCCAGTGCGGATAACCAATCGATCCATTGTAAGGGAGTAATGGACGAAATGTCTGGGGCAACATGGTTTATGCCTGCAGTAAAGAAATTTGGACTTGAACGGAATTTGATTTTTCCTGAAAGAGGAGAAAATGTGCCGTTTGACCTTGAAATTTATGCGTTCAAGGATCCGAAGCGACGTGAAACACTATCGTGGATTCGCATCTTCCATTTCAAACAGACCAAACGACGTTTTGATTCCACGATGGTGTACAGTGATAAATACGGTGAAATCATGGATTATCTCGGGAACGTCCAGGCCACACCAGTCGGTATTGATTTGAAAGTGACAGAGACTGGGGGGCTTATCCTGAGTACGGATAAGCAGTACGTTTATGTTGGAGGAAAAAGACTCTCCATACCCTCGAAAGCTGTGGTCAAAGGGATCGTTCATGAGGAATATGATGACACGGAAGACCATTATAAAGTGGATATCACGGTACAAAATGCTGTTTTCGGGACTGTTTTCCGATATAAAGGGACCTTTCATATGGAGGTTCGCCATACGACGAAGGAGCAAATTCCTGATTATGCATATCCTTTTAAATATGATGAAAAAGGTTAG
- a CDS encoding thiol-disulfide oxidoreductase DCC family protein encodes MKDILLFDGECNLCNGIVQFVIKRDPEAHYQFAPLQSETGQALMKKHNLPDTLDSFVLIRKNSAYTRSSAALRVCRHLKGAWKVFMVFLIIPKPLRDAIYKYIARNRYKWFGKRDECMIPSPQIQDRFLT; translated from the coding sequence ATGAAGGATATCCTTTTATTTGATGGAGAGTGCAACCTCTGTAATGGGATTGTCCAATTTGTCATCAAGCGAGATCCGGAGGCGCATTACCAGTTTGCTCCGTTACAAAGTGAAACAGGTCAAGCTCTTATGAAAAAGCATAATCTGCCAGACACATTGGATAGCTTCGTACTCATCAGAAAGAACAGCGCCTACACTCGATCGAGTGCGGCTCTGCGCGTATGTCGTCACCTAAAGGGGGCTTGGAAAGTTTTCATGGTCTTCCTTATCATTCCGAAACCGTTGCGAGATGCGATTTACAAATATATTGCGCGGAATCGATACAAATGGTTCGGAAAACGGGATGAATGTATGATTCCATCACCACAAATCCAGGATCGTTTTTTAACTTAA
- the ftsX gene encoding permease-like cell division protein FtsX, with the protein MTKLRTLFRHIKEGFKNLGRNGWMSFASVSAVTVTLLLVGVFLILLLNINAIASQVEDDVEIKAYLEKTTKDEQHDEIEKQLSSIDRVESVTFVPKEEGLDSLIESLGDQGKVFESLRKENPLPDAFAVKTVTPQDTPAVAAKIEGIENVTKVEYGKGTVEKLFKVTDAARNVGMILIVALLFTAMFLIANTIKITIVTRGREIEIMKLVGATNAFIRWPFFVEGFLLGVLGALVPIGILILAYQFVYEAVSMNLKTVFIQLLPVYPLMFQLAGLLIVIGAFIGVWGSMTSVRKFLKV; encoded by the coding sequence ATGACGAAGCTACGAACCCTGTTCCGTCATATTAAAGAAGGATTCAAGAACCTGGGCCGGAACGGATGGATGTCGTTTGCATCTGTCAGTGCGGTTACAGTTACATTGTTGCTTGTCGGTGTGTTTCTGATCTTGCTTTTGAACATCAACGCAATTGCATCTCAAGTTGAAGATGATGTGGAGATCAAGGCATATCTGGAAAAAACAACGAAAGATGAACAGCATGATGAAATAGAGAAACAATTAAGCAGTATAGATCGGGTCGAAAGTGTGACGTTCGTCCCGAAGGAAGAAGGATTGGACAGTCTCATCGAGAGTCTCGGTGACCAAGGAAAAGTGTTCGAGTCACTTCGAAAAGAAAATCCTCTTCCGGATGCTTTCGCTGTAAAGACAGTAACCCCACAGGATACACCAGCAGTTGCAGCGAAAATTGAAGGCATCGAGAATGTTACGAAAGTGGAATATGGAAAAGGGACAGTCGAAAAGCTTTTCAAAGTGACGGATGCAGCCCGGAATGTCGGCATGATCCTGATTGTCGCACTGCTCTTTACGGCGATGTTCCTCATTGCCAATACGATTAAGATCACGATTGTCACAAGAGGAAGAGAGATTGAAATCATGAAGCTGGTTGGTGCAACGAATGCATTCATCAGATGGCCATTCTTCGTGGAAGGATTCCTCTTAGGTGTATTAGGAGCACTTGTCCCAATCGGCATTCTGATCCTTGCGTATCAATTCGTTTACGAAGCAGTCAGTATGAACCTTAAGACAGTGTTCATCCAGCTGTTGCCAGTCTATCCGCTCATGTTCCAGCTTGCCGGACTGCTAATCGTCATTGGAGCATTCATCGGAGTATGGGGAAGTATGACTTCTGTCCGTAAATTCTTGAAAGTCTAA
- a CDS encoding dihydrodipicolinate synthase family protein produces MLKPDIKALLHEGTVIPAHPLALHEDRTLDTDGQRALTRYYLDAGAGGIAVGVHTTQFEIREHRLYERVLQLAAEEVQTHGKTGPFIKVAGVSGPISQAVKEAEIARRLGYDLVLLSMGGLNDLSEEELLERTKKVADIMPVFGFYLQTAVGGRTLSFDFWKAFCEIDNVHAVKMAPFNRYQTLDVVRAVCESSRRDEIALYTGNDDNIVIDLLTTYRFPVGYEVVTKEIVGGLLGHWAVWTKEAVDLFQRIQAAKKSGIIDSEWLTIAAEVTDINAALFDTQNQFKGCIAGINEVLAQQGLLKGSWCLSDHEKLSPGQREEIERVKKAYPHLCNDRFVEENAATWRQELHSK; encoded by the coding sequence ATGCTGAAGCCAGATATTAAAGCATTGCTTCATGAGGGAACCGTCATTCCTGCCCATCCTCTTGCACTGCATGAGGATCGCACATTGGATACGGACGGCCAACGAGCACTAACCCGTTATTACCTTGATGCAGGCGCAGGTGGTATCGCAGTCGGTGTCCATACGACCCAATTCGAAATCAGGGAACATCGGCTTTATGAGCGCGTTCTCCAGCTTGCTGCTGAAGAAGTCCAAACGCACGGTAAAACCGGACCGTTCATCAAGGTAGCCGGTGTGAGTGGGCCAATCAGTCAAGCTGTTAAGGAAGCGGAAATCGCGAGACGCCTCGGATACGATCTTGTCCTTTTAAGTATGGGGGGCTTGAACGATTTGAGTGAAGAGGAGCTTCTTGAACGCACAAAAAAAGTAGCCGACATCATGCCTGTATTCGGCTTTTATTTGCAAACCGCTGTTGGAGGACGGACGTTATCCTTTGATTTCTGGAAAGCGTTTTGTGAGATTGATAATGTCCATGCCGTTAAAATGGCACCCTTCAACAGGTATCAAACGTTAGATGTTGTCCGAGCCGTTTGTGAGTCTTCTCGTCGGGACGAGATCGCCTTGTATACCGGAAATGATGATAATATCGTAATCGATCTTCTTACGACCTATCGCTTCCCTGTCGGCTATGAAGTCGTAACGAAGGAAATCGTAGGAGGACTGCTTGGTCACTGGGCCGTATGGACGAAGGAAGCTGTCGACCTGTTCCAACGGATTCAAGCTGCCAAGAAGAGTGGCATCATAGACAGTGAATGGCTTACGATTGCGGCAGAAGTAACAGACATAAATGCTGCCTTGTTTGATACCCAGAATCAATTCAAAGGCTGCATCGCCGGAATCAATGAAGTGCTGGCCCAGCAAGGGTTGCTGAAAGGATCATGGTGCCTCTCCGATCATGAAAAGTTGAGTCCTGGACAACGAGAAGAAATCGAAAGGGTGAAAAAAGCTTATCCACACTTATGCAATGACCGATTCGTAGAAGAAAATGCTGCAACATGGCGGCAGGAATTACACTCGAAGTAA
- a CDS encoding PDZ domain-containing protein, with translation MQEILLSILKGMGWFFLNPLFYIIIVLIGIHATIRVKRERSDFHVRVHHTVDDFVKGIIPGLIIGLIFSVLTIFAGILLPFGVIAVMSVFYILLGLTLRKNLFNPVFAGTLTYLAAAYMPSFETGVAVLDGWLTELQSASLGMIALLIAVLVVAEGILIMSVGAQNTSPILLRGKRGKGIGAHVISRIWLVPMFVLIPGTAISTNSWFPLLQIGETAVGLTLVPFAIGFHHVVSQSMPEPVVKKIGVRFLSLGLILLAGAISLLYLELEWLSIVIVALAFVGRNALILHYRKLEIKRAPYFSALNEGIRVLGIIPGSPASKMNVSIGERIVKVNGRKMERVEDFYGAVQSNAQFCKLEVLNANGDVRFVQRSLYENEHHELGLLFAQPEKAKRRKVVG, from the coding sequence ATGCAGGAAATTCTTCTTAGTATTTTAAAAGGAATGGGATGGTTCTTTCTTAATCCTCTTTTCTATATCATCATCGTTTTAATCGGTATACACGCCACCATCCGAGTAAAAAGGGAGCGGAGCGACTTCCATGTCCGGGTCCATCATACAGTGGATGACTTCGTGAAGGGCATCATTCCGGGCCTGATCATCGGACTCATTTTTTCGGTGTTGACCATATTTGCTGGCATTCTCTTGCCCTTCGGCGTCATCGCAGTCATGTCCGTCTTTTACATACTTCTCGGATTAACGTTACGGAAAAACCTGTTCAATCCAGTCTTTGCAGGGACCCTGACGTACTTGGCAGCAGCTTATATGCCGTCGTTTGAAACTGGAGTGGCGGTGCTTGATGGATGGCTTACTGAACTTCAGAGCGCTTCTCTCGGCATGATTGCCTTACTGATTGCAGTGCTGGTCGTTGCTGAAGGCATTCTGATCATGTCCGTCGGTGCCCAGAACACATCTCCGATTCTGTTACGTGGAAAAAGAGGGAAAGGCATCGGGGCACATGTGATCAGCCGCATCTGGCTCGTGCCAATGTTCGTACTTATTCCTGGGACAGCAATCTCAACCAATAGCTGGTTTCCTTTACTCCAAATCGGAGAAACAGCAGTCGGATTGACACTTGTGCCGTTTGCAATTGGATTCCACCATGTCGTATCCCAATCCATGCCGGAACCTGTCGTGAAAAAGATTGGGGTCAGGTTCCTCTCGCTCGGTCTGATTTTGCTGGCTGGTGCAATCTCACTTCTTTATCTCGAATTGGAATGGCTTAGCATCGTGATTGTTGCTTTGGCTTTTGTCGGGCGTAATGCATTGATCTTGCATTACCGGAAGCTTGAGATCAAGCGAGCACCCTATTTCAGTGCCCTGAACGAAGGGATCCGTGTACTCGGGATCATTCCAGGGTCTCCGGCTTCCAAAATGAATGTGTCGATCGGGGAGCGGATTGTGAAGGTGAACGGAAGGAAGATGGAGCGCGTGGAGGATTTCTATGGGGCTGTCCAAAGCAATGCACAGTTCTGTAAGCTCGAAGTGCTCAACGCGAACGGAGACGTCCGCTTCGTGCAACGCTCGTTATACGAAAACGAGCATCATGAGCTCGGACTGCTCTTCGCCCAACCGGAAAAAGCAAAACGACGAAAAGTCGTCGGGTGA
- a CDS encoding NAD(P)-dependent oxidoreductase, translating into MQTLEELEHVMCSPTQELIDDLDSLDGDIMILGVGGKMGPTLAKLAKRAVDKGTKAKTIYGVSRFSSPELQEELEAAGIKTIAADLLNEEDLDDLPEMKNIIYMAGTKFGTSGNESFTWAMNTYLPGRVAERFKNSRIVVFSTGNVYPFSTITQKCVDEKTPADPLGEYAQSCLGRERITTHFSKQNNTPVLFFRLNYAIDMRYGILHEIANQVKSGRPIDLSMGHVNVIWQGDANTYALRSLRHCTNPPNILNVTGPETVSIRWLAEMFGEAFGVEPVFNNEERPTALLSNASKAHQLFGYPKVTLMQMINWTVEWINADGATLNKPTHFQERKGAF; encoded by the coding sequence ATGCAGACATTGGAAGAGCTTGAGCATGTCATGTGCTCACCGACTCAGGAATTGATCGATGACCTTGATTCATTGGATGGGGATATCATGATCCTCGGTGTAGGCGGTAAGATGGGACCGACCCTTGCAAAGCTTGCAAAAAGGGCTGTCGACAAAGGTACGAAAGCGAAAACCATTTACGGTGTTTCGCGCTTCTCTTCACCTGAATTACAAGAGGAGCTTGAGGCTGCAGGTATCAAAACGATTGCAGCTGATCTGTTGAATGAAGAGGATCTGGATGATCTTCCCGAAATGAAGAACATCATCTATATGGCAGGGACGAAATTTGGAACATCTGGTAACGAATCCTTTACATGGGCGATGAACACGTACCTGCCAGGGCGCGTTGCCGAGCGTTTCAAGAATTCAAGAATCGTCGTCTTTTCAACAGGAAACGTCTATCCGTTCTCGACAATCACCCAGAAATGCGTCGATGAAAAGACCCCAGCAGACCCGCTAGGTGAATATGCGCAGTCCTGCTTAGGAAGGGAGCGCATCACAACACATTTTTCCAAGCAAAACAATACGCCTGTGCTCTTTTTCCGACTGAATTATGCCATCGATATGCGTTATGGTATCCTGCACGAAATCGCCAATCAGGTGAAATCAGGGCGACCGATTGATCTCTCCATGGGTCACGTCAATGTCATCTGGCAAGGAGATGCAAACACCTACGCACTCCGGTCGTTACGTCATTGTACGAATCCTCCGAATATCTTGAATGTGACTGGACCTGAGACAGTATCCATCCGATGGTTGGCAGAGATGTTTGGTGAGGCTTTCGGTGTAGAACCCGTCTTCAATAATGAAGAACGACCTACTGCACTACTTTCTAATGCGTCCAAAGCCCATCAGCTTTTCGGATATCCGAAAGTGACATTGATGCAAATGATCAACTGGACAGTGGAATGGATCAATGCTGACGGGGCAACCCTCAACAAACCGACCCATTTTCAAGAACGTAAAGGAGCTTTTTAG
- a CDS encoding S41 family peptidase gives MNVRGKVVALLVAGSLAVGAGGTYAGMSLFSDVEQGSTLLDKAAENGTNLKVGSSGTDEEFDKIEQTYELITEKYVEDVDKEKLLEGAIQGMVNTLDDPYSVYMDPNTAKQFNDTLESSFEGIGAEVTMMDGYVTIVAPFENSPAEKAGLKPHDQIVAINGESTKGLELYEAVLKIRGKKGTTVKLEVKRAGVSNTLVIEVKRDEIPIETVYSEIIKKDGKKVGHLRITSFSENTAKDFEAHLKQLEDKNIDGLIIDVRGNPGGFLNSVRDIAKPFITKAEPIVQIEARTGEKQRFFSNTTDKKDYPIVALIDNGSASASEILAAALKEAGGYDVVGVRSFGKGTVQQAVEMDDGSSIKLTMFKWLTPDGNWIHKEGVKPTVKVEQPDFYRANPITIEKPLEYDMTGEQVKNVQTILKGLGFNPARTDGYFDQKTETAVKAFQNANDLSPTGKVDKDTATMMEKKLLEKIDSGDNDQQLKTALEVLFND, from the coding sequence ATGAACGTGAGAGGAAAAGTGGTTGCGCTTTTAGTGGCTGGCTCCCTTGCAGTCGGAGCAGGCGGTACATATGCCGGCATGTCGTTATTTTCAGATGTGGAACAAGGGTCGACATTACTCGATAAAGCTGCAGAAAACGGAACGAACTTAAAGGTAGGCAGTTCAGGAACAGATGAAGAGTTTGATAAAATTGAGCAAACCTATGAACTTATCACAGAGAAATATGTAGAAGATGTCGATAAGGAAAAGCTGTTGGAGGGCGCGATCCAGGGGATGGTGAATACCCTTGATGATCCTTATTCCGTGTACATGGACCCGAACACGGCTAAGCAATTCAACGATACGTTGGAATCCTCCTTTGAAGGAATCGGCGCTGAAGTGACGATGATGGACGGATATGTCACCATCGTCGCTCCATTTGAAAACTCACCTGCAGAAAAGGCAGGGCTCAAGCCTCATGACCAAATCGTCGCCATTAATGGTGAAAGTACGAAGGGTCTTGAGCTTTATGAGGCGGTTTTGAAGATTCGTGGAAAGAAGGGGACGACAGTCAAGCTTGAGGTCAAGCGTGCGGGGGTCAGCAATACGCTCGTCATTGAGGTGAAACGTGACGAAATCCCGATTGAAACGGTGTACTCGGAAATCATCAAAAAAGATGGGAAGAAAGTCGGTCACTTGAGAATCACATCGTTCTCTGAAAATACAGCGAAAGACTTTGAAGCCCATTTAAAACAGCTTGAGGACAAGAACATTGATGGTCTGATCATCGACGTTCGTGGAAATCCAGGTGGATTCTTGAACAGTGTGAGGGACATCGCGAAGCCGTTCATTACAAAGGCTGAACCGATTGTTCAGATTGAAGCAAGAACTGGCGAAAAGCAGCGCTTCTTCTCGAATACAACAGACAAAAAGGATTACCCGATTGTCGCTTTGATTGATAATGGTAGTGCTTCGGCATCTGAAATACTGGCAGCAGCCCTGAAGGAAGCTGGGGGTTATGATGTCGTAGGTGTAAGATCGTTCGGAAAAGGAACCGTTCAGCAAGCGGTTGAAATGGATGATGGCAGTTCGATTAAACTGACAATGTTCAAATGGCTGACACCGGACGGGAACTGGATCCATAAGGAAGGCGTCAAACCGACGGTGAAAGTGGAACAACCTGATTTCTACCGGGCAAATCCGATTACGATTGAAAAACCACTAGAATACGATATGACAGGTGAGCAGGTCAAGAATGTCCAGACGATCCTGAAAGGGCTCGGTTTCAATCCTGCGCGGACCGATGGATATTTTGACCAGAAGACAGAAACCGCCGTCAAAGCTTTCCAAAATGCCAATGACTTGTCACCGACAGGGAAAGTGGATAAAGATACTGCAACAATGATGGAGAAAAAGCTTCTTGAGAAAATCGACAGCGGTGATAATGATCAACAGCTCAAAACTGCGCTTGAAGTGCTGTTCAACGATTAA